The following nucleotide sequence is from Cucumis melo cultivar AY chromosome 1, USDA_Cmelo_AY_1.0, whole genome shotgun sequence.
AAATCTCGCGTGAACACCAGAAATTGAAATCCATGGATATAAACTATAAACTCAagtaaatataattttgaaGAATAGTTGTGATTTAAATAACAAATATTTGCCCAATTATAAAATCCTCAATTGCAAGGAGCTTTAAAATACCAATTTTCATTTAGATCGACTATTTCAAGATTTGTACcaatttcttattttctaaCAAACATAACCCTAATTTACATTGGTCAAAACTTAAAACCTTCcgttttttcttataaaaagaaattaaaattagaccttcatttgaaaaattagaatatgtaattagtataaaaatctaacgaaacaacaaaacaaaacacaTTTTGAAACAGTGATCTTACAACGTAATGTCAATgtacaaacaaaaaaataacaaaataaccAAACAACTGAATCCACATTTAAAGATACACACCACACTAtgataaaaaacaaaacaagagaGAAGTTCTAAGGATAATATCATACATGATTAAACAACACATAGAAACTATGTTGCTTTTGTTGATAAAGCCCCCAAGGAGAACCTAGCTAccatattttattaattataaactTTTTTCATTCTATACattcattattcttttttagaaaaactaTATTTTCTGTTGCCATGCCACTTATAAATGTTAAAAGTAAATATGAGATTTAATTAGTTTTCACTTTAAGCATCTGACCATGTGACAGTTTCTTCGCCCACGTCTTTATTTAACCCTAATGTGCTCCACACCGCATCAGACCCATCTACAATATTATTACGACATGGTGGCTGATTAGCATGCTCTGCATCACATCCATTGACAGAGTCACACTCATCCACTACCTTAGCCAATACTGAATTTCCATTCGTTGCGGTGATTCTAATCATCTTTCCACATCTTGAACCCCCATTATACCAACCAGTTGATAGTGCTACAATTAGTTCAGAGTTATCGTGAAAACTCTCATCGCACTTTGATGGAGCTCCACCATCTCCACCTTCACTAAAATCATTGTTTGTTAAAGTAGCTTGGGTTGAGGAAGTCACCGGAGGTGAGCACTGGTACTGCGGGAAGGATTCTCCATTGCAGTTCAAGCTTCCAATCGATTGACAATCACTACTCGGAGACGAAGAGGATCCACCATCAGAACATTGGTTAGTGCCAATGTTGGGATCATCGTTGCACACACCATTGATACAAATCAATTGGCCTTCACAATCATCTAAAGTTTGACATGGACCATTGCAGGAAGAGATTGCTAAAGAGATGTGAGGAAGAAGAATAAGAGAAATGAAAAACACCAAATTGGCCATGGAGATTACTATAGCCTTTGTATGAGTAAACGAGAGATGGCTTCTTTTCCTTATATACTAAAAAGCAATATTTTTTCAGTCCCTCCACGTCGTCGtttaataaaattttgctatttgGTCCTTTTAAAAGAGAATTGGTCCCCTGCAAATTCTACACGTCATTCTAAGATATTGGTCAACTTATATTTAATCACATTTACGAGTCTATACAAACTCTTAATAGATATAAAGCATCTATTTGACTTTGAATATCTAGAAATTAtcattgtttttctcttttaaactttcacataatttaatttagaataCTTTACGGTCtcttcttttttaacttttaatttatttatttcatgaAAAAGCTATTGCAACTAGCATTGGTTAgcctaaattataaaaaaaatgtcctaaaaattttgtgatttctttcaaattAGTTACTAGATGCATTTATAGATGCAAAGAAAGTATTAACTAAATCACAAATAGCATTTGCAAAATGTTCCATACAAAATTGATATCCCAATACAATAAGTTGTCATTAATAAATTTGGAACATGATAAAAGTGTGGGGAACTTGTGGCTTTCAAAGATAAAAAATCtcgaaaaaaaaagataatcaaTATAACTCAATTAAGGATATgaatgtttcaaatgaaatccaACATTTGACTCCTGACAAGAATATAGAAGAAGATAAAACAACTGCGAAGATAATAATGAGATTTCAATAAACTATGTCATGATAAAAAAAGATGAAATCAAACAAATGTAGATGTTGACAACATTTTTACATATAATGTTGTCCTTGATATTATATCTAAAAATGAGGATCATGAACCAAAATCTATTGAAGAATGTcaacaaagaaaaaatttgTCTTTGTGGAAAGAAACAATTGTGGTAGAATTAAATTCACTCTCAAAACGTCAAGTCTTTGGACCAGTATATAGTCCAAACACCTGAAGGAGTCAAACATGTGGAATATAAATGggtatttaaaaaaaacgaAGATAATGAGATCACAAGATATAAAGTCCTGGTATTGATTACGAGAAGGTATATTCTCCCGTAGTGGATGCAATCACATTGTGGTTTTTAATTGGCCTGACTGTGTGAAAATCTGAAcatgcatcttatggatgtagtcacAACATATTTATATGGATCTTTTGATAATGATATTTATATGAAAGTTTCAAAAGAATTTAAGATACATGAAACAAATGTATCAAGTTCTTGGGaactatattcaataaagttataGACATCACTATATGGATCAAAACAATTAGGACGAATATGGTATAGTTGCATGAGTGGATATTTGGGGAAGGAATgatatcaaaataatcaaatGTGTGTACATAtgtttttataaagaaatcacaTTCAAGATTTGTTATTCTagctgtatatgttgatgatttaaatataattgacGAAACTTATGAAGAGCTTTCAAATGTAATAGAATATCTTaagaaagaatttgagattaAAGACCTtggaaaaataatattttgtcTTGGCTTACAAATTGAGAGCATTTAGCAGATAGGATCTTTATTCATTAGTTAACTTATACAGGAAAAACTTTGAAATTAAAAGATTTTATATGAATAAAGTACATCCATTGAACATTCTAATGCTAGTTCGTTCACTGGATGTGAAGAAAGATATATTTCGACATCGAGTTGATAATGAATAACTTTTTGGTCTTGAAGTATCATATCTTAGTGCAATCGATGCACTTATGTATCTTACTTATACAAGACCAGATACTatattttcagtaaatttattagTTAGATACAATTCCCCTCTAATAAAAATACATTGGaattaaattaagcttatacTCAATTATCTCCGATGAACAATCAATAtgagtttgttttattcaaataaatcaaattttgacTTAGTTGGTTTTGCAGATTTTGATTAATGATTAGACCTTAACAACTGCCTCCTCACATCATACTGAAATTCTTGCGATGCACGAGGCAAGTTGAGAATGTGTGTAGCTAAGATCAATGACTTAGCACATTCGTAGAATATGTGGCTTGTCATCAAGTAAAAATCTTCCAATGACCcaaatccatttcgtcgtccagtagcgacaaccgtttttttgattggtaccgcagtagctctttgcGAAGACAACAAGGTACATATACCTCAAATCAAATAAGGTTATATTAAAGACGATATAACAGAGCATATATTTTCACCGAAGCTTTTCTTCACTCATGttcttgaagaaaatgatgacatcaaagTACAACAAATTCTTCAAATGATAAACTGACAGACTTATTTACAAAAACATTACTTCACatctttaaatataaaaattcaaAGATGTCAAGTGATGTCTCTATGAGAGGGAGTAAATTGCATTTTGTAAGTATATAAATTTTATGAAatgtgtattttttttcttcactaGGATCTTTTTTccattgagttttttttttctagtaaggTTTTATCGAGACATATTTCATATACGTAATGGACGTTTAAGGAggaatattataaatattagtaaAATAGATGCCCCGTTATACATAGTGTGCATTGATAGGTGGTCATGTAATAATCCACATTCCACTGCATTGTCATGCGTCATTTTCCTCCACATCCAACAACTTTGTCATATGTCTTGAAGATACCTATCCTTAATGGTTATGTAATCCACATTATGTTTGTCAAATTGCCTATAAATAGTGGCATTTGGTGGATTTTGTAAGTTACACATGTATCgaaaaaatttcaaacaaagtgaagaaagtgaaaattttctagattttctattttttttttatttttttaaatttttttatattattttatttatttcaattatgtattttctctattttcgtaTTCCAACCTCATGCaactataaaaataaaaaataaaaaatcaaaggGAGAGTTTGAATCTCGGGTACAAACTTTTAAGTCTATTAAATTTTACAACTTGAATTagaattaatatattaaattatattaatgatATCTGACATCACAAATACAATCCCAATCTAAAAATGTTGACTTATTATTTTtcactaaaaagaaaaagaaaaatattaatttgAGGACAAtgaatatattattaaataaatttcaatagtaaatatttatataaaaattaaaagtaagAAAAGAGATAGTAGATACTATATTTATACgttttataataatatgaaatattttAGACGCcactaaaaaaaactataaaacaCAATTTTATAGGATAATGTATAAAGAtgtaaaaattataataattatcgGAACATAgaaaccaaataattaaaaaatgtgGATAAATTTGTTGACCGAACAAAATTTGAACACAAATAAATTAGATCTGCTCTCTAAGACAATTTTACTAATGATTATTGTGCTTTCACGTTTTTGAAGAAGAGACATATTTATAGTTAGTTGTTCAAATAGTtatacttattcaacaaattaaattaatcaacTTTAGAAACCTTTCAAACCATTAATGAATCAATGCAACAGGTGGAAGTAAAACAATTCAAACCCTCATTTTCACAACCCATTGGATGTAAAAGAATAGAACTCATTGTAAGATAcaccaattttttctttttttctttttggcaaTGAAAAAGTCTTGAACGTAAACTTTATGCCAAATGAATTATAATCAAAAGTTAAATTAAATGAGACAATATTTTTTGCatgagtatt
It contains:
- the LOC103501249 gene encoding kiwellin-like, with the protein product MANLVFFISLILLPHISLAISSCNGPCQTLDDCEGQLICINGVCNDDPNIGTNQCSDGGSSSSPSSDCQSIGSLNCNGESFPQYQCSPPVTSSTQATLTNNDFSEGGDGGAPSKCDESFHDNSELIVALSTGWYNGGSRCGKMIRITATNGNSVLAKVVDECDSVNGCDAEHANQPPCRNNIVDGSDAVWSTLGLNKDVGEETVTWSDA